The Vicia villosa cultivar HV-30 ecotype Madison, WI unplaced genomic scaffold, Vvil1.0 ctg.003033F_1_1, whole genome shotgun sequence genome includes the window CCAAAAAGATCAACATCTGGATAATGTGTATATCTTGCGGAAAATCTCATCTCTTGGTCAGCCAAAAGACAAACTACATTGTCTTGTTCCAGTGTGGAATATTACAGTCATGTAGTAACTTAGTCATGTTGTCTTAGGAATCTTCTTTTGAACCATATTACCCTGTCCAAAAGACCACATTAGTCTATTGTGAGGAAGTAAGTATTAATTATCTCCCCGATATCAAATAGCTCACATCTTCACTGCGAGCCTTTCACGATaactttttgatgattttcgacTTAATCTCAACCTTCTTCAACCTCCAATTTCTATTATAAGGATGtataaatatcttttatatttaacAACTTTTATAAAAGAGAGCcgtcacttttcttctttttccttcctctctctcaaagaggggtgatttaggatcaattttgatccaaaatcacccctccaaatcgtttttgtttatctattacttaaataagtgattttcacaccttttctttttgtcttttttgtgatttcgtgggtcatcgtttgttttgatttcccatatttctgtggtgtattttgatttctcgtcgtctttgtgcgggtattttgtttttccgtttttgtgcggtgttcatttgtttcaggttgaaagattagtttcgatctagtgcagattcaattaatgactttggtgccgtcaacgctacagatccggaagcatgaatatttcggacatctcaatacagtcaatacattaatatttgtaggcatatgcaatttgccgttttatgctattaacatggatgctgtggatttgttcgcagattcatcctttttgtttttggcgattttgaatttgtattgcaacgatgtactctatcgatttgaatcaatgaatatcatttattttctgtaaaaaaaaaaaacttttatatttaatatatattagtttatatttatttaacaaattaatttaattaattgagaGATTAGCGTTACGATTTAGTATCATATGAgaatggaagagagagaaaaaattatTGACACATAATctgcactatttattttaaaatctaatggttcagatttattATCATATTCTcgtataaaaatgtcattctcatatgatacgtcatatatatatatatatatatatatatatatatatatataataataataataataataataataataataataataataataataataataataataaaaaaaatagacaaGATAAATATTCTCTTACAATTTTAAATTATTCAAATTTATAAGTCtactaataaataaatacatataaattgtttaatcaaaaagtttctttttaaatatttaaaacgaAATAAACAATTAAACTCAAGTAAGAAAACAATGGGTTGAATAAGGGTCCTCAACTATTCccttcatttcaaaatgattttcaatttaattcccttcatttcaaaatgattttcaatttaataaatatttattttacaataaCTGTTGTgctcattttttaatataaaaaattattattttttcaattgtGTCACCTGAATACTATCTGGTACACTATTTTTAACACATCTATAAAGTTAATTTAATAACAATATAATATTTTAGGATAAAATTACTATATTTTCTAACAtgtgagaaaaaaattaaatgataataattttaaaaaaagaaagtaaTATATAAGTTGAATTACATAACTGAATAattagtttagaatttaatttcttgaCGAAAGTATTTATTTATGAGGAATGCTaacaacactctcttttgaaTAGTCTctcaaacactcattttttttattggtttaaTCATGTGTGGGCCCTTCACTTTGAAAATAGGTCTCAAAGAAGTAGGactcacacatgtttcaaccaataagagagAAAATGTTTGAGAGAGTAttaaaaagagagtgttgctatcGTTTCTCtttatttatctttattatttataataatatattaatgttaataaattattaatatttataaatcaattataaaaaatgaaaataagtgaaatgataacaataataataacaaaagagACTAATCAAAACCACCGGACGACTTTACAAAACAATGACATACATACAGCATAGGATTCGGCAGCTGAATGAATGTAGTAACTTAGTCATGTTGTCTTAGGAATCTTCTTTTGAACTACATTACCCTATCTCAAAGACCACATTAGTCTATTGTGATGACGTAAACCTTAATTATCTCCCCGACAATCTCATTCAACACCAACTCAATAAACATATTGAAATGAATATTCACTTTGTGCATGAGAAAATTACTTGTGGATAAGTCCGTATATTACATGTTCCTGTACGATACCAaatagctgacatcttcacaacGAGCCTTCCATGACaactttttgatgattttcgacTTAATCTTAACATCCGTCAACCTCCAATTTCTATTATAAAGATGtctaatatcttttatatttaacaacttttatatttaatatatattaatttatatttatttcacaaatcaatttaattaactaaGAAATTAGCGTTACGATTTAATAacgacttatatatatatatatatatatatatatatatatatataaaaaataaaatagacaagATAAATATTCTCTTACAATTTTAAAGTATTCAAATTTATAAGtctactaaaaaataaataaataaaaatggtttaataaatatttattttaaaataaatgtttttctcattttttaatgtaaaaataattattattgttttaattgaGTCACCTTAATACTATCTCATACACTATTTTTAACACATTTATAAAGTTAATTTAATAACAATATAATATTTTAGGATAAAATTACTATATTTTCTAACAtgtgagaaaaaaattaaatgataatcatttttaaaaaagaaagtaATATATATTAGTTGAGTTACATAACTGAATAattagtttagaatttaatttcttaaCGAAagtatttatttatctttattatttataatgatatattaatgttaataaattattaatatttataaatcaatcataaaaaatgaaAGTAAGTGAaatgataacaataataacaaaagAGACTAATCAAAACCACCGGACGACTTTACAAAACAATGACATACATACAGCATAGGATTCGGCAGCTGAATGAATGTCGTCTTTTGATACCATCTACAGATCACTTCACTTCTTACTTACTTCATTTTCCACCGCTCCAATAACCCCTCTCTCTCAATAAATACTCTCAGTACTTCAACTTTAACCTTTACTTCACACTCTCTCTTTCAAAATGGCCGAAAATAACAACTCAAACCCTACTCCTCCTCCACCGTCACCACCACCGCAACAAGAAACCGATTCATCCACCCTAACTCCCCAGCCACAGCCACAACCAGAACCACAACCAGAACCACAACCGGAACTCCCGGTAACCGACCAAAATGAACTCCCCGATCCACCACCTCAACCAACCGAATCAGAAACCGATTCAAAAGGTAACCAGTCACAAGATGTAGTAGCACCAGAACCCTCACCAGAACCCCAACccgaacaaaatcaacaacaacaacaactgaaGAAAATTCCAGTAAATTTAGTTTCATTCAAAGAAGAAAGCAACAAACTAAGCGATCTCTCCGATTCAGAAACAACTTCACTCAACCAACTCAAACACCTCATTACTGAATCAACCAAAGGTGAACAAGTTTCAATCTACGGCGTCCCCCTTCTCGCCGACGAACGCACCGACGTAATCCTCCTCAAATTCCTCCGCGCTCGCGACTTCAAACCGAAAGACTCCCACACAATGCTCACCAACACCCTCCAATGGCGAAAAGACTTCAACATAGACTCACTTCTGGACGAAGATCTAGGCGAGGATTTAGACAAAGTTGTTTTCATGCATGGCTTTTCAAGAGAGGCGCATCCTGTTTGTTATAATGTGTATGGTGAGTTTCAGAATAAGGAGCTTTATGATAAGACTTTCGGGAATGAGGAAAGGAGGAACAGGTTTTTGAGATGGAGGattcagtttttggagaagagtaTTAGGAAGCTTGATTTTTATCCTGGTGGTGTTAACACTGTTTTTCAAGTTAATGATTTGAAAAACTCGCCGGGGCCGGCGAAAAGGGAGCTTAGACTTGCTACTAAACAGGCGCTGCAGTTGCTTCAGGATAATTATCCTGAGTTTGTTGCTAAACAGGTTCATTCATATTCcctattttagtgttttgatatCTATATATTATGGATGTATGTTATTATATCTATTAGAATCGATTACCATTTTAGTATGTGTTTGGATTGGTTCTGCGGTGAAAATAACTGATTGTGTGGATTGATTTGGTAAAATTGATGAAGGTAAAGTGATTTATATCGTGTAAAAATGAGTTGAACAGTAAATTTTAGTATAAAAAATCTTGTAGAGactcaaaagctacaaattctagcttcaattAGAATTGATTCTGGAAAAGTCTCGTAGAAACTCAAAAGCTACAAATCCTACCTTCAAGTAGCATCAATATTCTGGAGAGTGAAGCTGAATCAATTCTACTAGAGAGCAACCAAACATGTTATAATCAATTCTACtcatccataatcaattctaagtgTTTCAACCGTGAAACCAAACATTATCTTAGTTGTCGAAATCTCTAAAGCactgacacctctgaaaaaaggtGTCCATGTCAGTGTCGGTGTCTGAAAGTgacaccgacacttgtgattaagtctaatttattcattttttcaaattatcacCGGTGTTGGCGAGTCAGGGTCGGTGTCTGTGCTTCATAGGTTGAAATTGTAGGGATCAGATAGTTTAGTCTCCAAATTCATGAAACGGCATTACTTGAAATTGAAGGTCGTTGGTTAATTTAATCCTTGAGTCATGTGACAAATTCATACATGTTGAGATGACAAATTGTTTCTTACATGTTGAGTAGCAGCATGTTTTTCAGAAACTTTATTGGTATGTATTTATGATTCGGAGGGATTAAtttgtatttttgtaaatttGGAGGTTCAAGCTACTTGATTGATCTTTAGAATTTTGAGGATAAAATAGCGGTGATTCACTCGTTTATCTAATTGTTTATATGGAAAGGTGAAATTAATAGTGAGTGATGATGAAATGATGACTGATATGGTGTGTTCCTTTgttattcaatttcaatttctagGTTTTTATCAATGTGCCATGGTGGTATCTTGCATTCTATACGATGATCAATCCGTTCTTGACTCAGAGGACGAAGAGTAAATTTGTGTTTGCAGGCCCATCCAAGTCTCCCGACACACTTTTCAAGTTAGTGAAGTGAAAAATGAGCATTGTTAGCCACTCTTAAAATTTGAAATCTTTTTCAGATTTCGCTCTTTGGTTTGTTTGTTAGGTTATGATTTGTGAACTCACTTTCTATATTTCTGTGAAATTGATTAGGTATATTTCTCCTGAGCAAGTGCCAGTTCAGTATGGTGGCCTGAGTGTTGATTTTTGTGATTGCAACCCGGATTTCAGCATTAACGATCCCACCACGGAAATTCCTGTAAAGCCAACCACTAAGCAAACCGTCGAAATTGCTATATACGAGGTGTGTTTTCATACATCTTTTGTCTCTTGTTCTAACTACGCAAGACTCTATCATGCTACTATAAATATCTCAGTGAATTGTTGTGTGATCTGCAGAAATGCATTATTGTCTGGGAGTTGCGTGTGGTGGGCTGGGAAGTTAGTTACAGTGCTGAATTCAAACCTGATGCTGAGGATAGATATGCAGTTATTATACAGAAGGCTACAAAGATGGCCCCTAGCGATGAACCAGTAGTTTCCAACAGCTTTAAAGTCGGTGAACTAGGAAAATTGCTCCTCACTGTCGACAATCCTACCTTGAAAAAGAAGAGGCTTCTTTACAGGTTCAAGATAAAACCCTACTCTGATTAAGAGAAAATCGTCTCTAGTCTCTCGAGTTTCAAATGGTTTTCTATATATGAAGGAAATAGAGCTTGACGAGTAAGAAGTATGTGTGTCATAATTAGTTCCGCCCATTATTCATCTATAGTTTTGGTCTTGATTTGTTTGCATATGGTTTTCTCTGGTTTTTGTTGTATCTAATACTTTATTTATTGCTAGAAAACATTATATAGCTAGTCTAaatttgttgatttttatttaattttattttctggtGTTAAACAATGTCAAGGGGGAGAGTAGTAGCACATGGATttggaaatgatgttggtttgatatTATGTGTACTAGCAAAATTATCTTTTTTGATAGAAATAGTTTATGCATAAGCACTTAATTAGGTGGTTTAttgaaacatcacatttttgtgCCCATCCAATGAGAAACTCTCTTATGTTTGCATTACACACTGATCCCAATTTCAAAGTAAAGTTGAGGGTTTGGTATGCAGTCAACATCTTGTTCAAAAGTTTCTCTAGTTTGGTGTTTGGTTCAACTATAAGCAAAACTTTTGCcattttttcaatttattaatataattttttatttgatattcattttattttctaaacTTGTGATTGGTAAGTACTAGTCTCAGTTGAACATTGCACAAACATGATGTGTtgtaggggtgctcaaaaccaaaccaacccaatagaaaaccgcaaaccaaaccaaaccaaaccgaaaccgcaaaaaaccgcatttagttcggattagtttgggtcatcttttaataaaaccgcacggttcggttcggtttgcggtttgtattttgtaagccgaaccaaaccgaatcaaaccgcattatgttacaacctaacttttacttaactcacatccaacccaaacttaaatgtattataccttagccttatgattaagaacaattttctcgtccttacacatatgattttagtcccgatcttttcaaatctctaatagtattatcgcgccttctttgccacatacatctttcctcttttttctataatctctactctcttatattctttcttttttaccttcttatttttatgcaaatgttccctatttcagtttcatttttatcgcacatcttcttctctaatctctcaactcttttatttttttgtttcatttctaataatttttatattgttttatactattattttatgtttattatttaacttttgtctaatttaatttttacatattaaatagaaagttgttgtcaaaacatgacgagttttgttgttatttgatagtgtatgaatgtctaaatacaaagttatgttgtcatctatatgtatgtattgttcaataaaatatttgtaaaaaaccgaaccgaaccaagccgcattagtttggtttggtttggttcggattttttttaaaagccaaccgaaccaaaccaaaccgcacgattttttctcttgcggttcggatgatttttttcgtcaaaaccgcccaaaccgcaccgcgatcacccctaATGTGTTGTCTTTTTTGTTTGTACATTGATCTCCATTTGATTCTTCTattgttttttatgttatttac containing:
- the LOC131640303 gene encoding patellin-3-like is translated as MAENNNSNPTPPPPSPPPQQETDSSTLTPQPQPQPEPQPEPQPELPVTDQNELPDPPPQPTESETDSKGNQSQDVVAPEPSPEPQPEQNQQQQQLKKIPVNLVSFKEESNKLSDLSDSETTSLNQLKHLITESTKGEQVSIYGVPLLADERTDVILLKFLRARDFKPKDSHTMLTNTLQWRKDFNIDSLLDEDLGEDLDKVVFMHGFSREAHPVCYNVYGEFQNKELYDKTFGNEERRNRFLRWRIQFLEKSIRKLDFYPGGVNTVFQVNDLKNSPGPAKRELRLATKQALQLLQDNYPEFVAKQVFINVPWWYLAFYTMINPFLTQRTKSKFVFAGPSKSPDTLFKYISPEQVPVQYGGLSVDFCDCNPDFSINDPTTEIPVKPTTKQTVEIAIYEKCIIVWELRVVGWEVSYSAEFKPDAEDRYAVIIQKATKMAPSDEPVVSNSFKVGELGKLLLTVDNPTLKKKRLLYRFKIKPYSD